The Toxorhynchites rutilus septentrionalis strain SRP chromosome 3, ASM2978413v1, whole genome shotgun sequence genome includes a region encoding these proteins:
- the LOC129775450 gene encoding serine-rich adhesin for platelets isoform X2, whose amino-acid sequence MAADSDGDQQNNSSSATLKAVVICEGNLHDPDFQARLEGLVARLTTLVKEPTDDGKLEVDKVEPWNSVRVTLSIPKEAAVKLRRLAAEGNSALRALGILSVQLEGDTVLSLRLVGQEIVLRTDNSTTTGPTTANNGNSGLGELTRILSQQQSHQQHHHVQLQHGQQLSLSHEPMAGPSKAPPHVQHKPTLPPATPVPVTAATPIVNGPATVDGAVFKSPNTICPMDGKLPVPIPNVVESCEYPFESMTQARVIQRRENTLGIVPTAGPSGVAKASLVPNSNHFVAPNPPPPPPPPSYQAAIAAVSTIKSGPASVGAVGGSATTGSIGNVAMTSPLLVNLLQNESVIPQSLTSTSKIVPLIKQELITAGVTSANTILGKASAVIGITSNSNLVNVINDNEQIVNSGGRQTPTCAVTNSTNNPVQPVIVNNSGVTVTVTQTAAAPITSNSAVTAQHTLLVNNSNAGVVPIVTGPVTGPTISASANTNLNIMTNNSNITNTASNNQNVLNVPPSLVTPPISVPSSSKNVSVQQQQPRINCGSSGAGMIRPSTTQQALRSQSMGVGIVQQQQQQQQQRPHLLTLHQTHSQQINISRFSVQQHQNIPFRQPSAPQMQPQQQQPTPANSRWAAPVSMDSATKSSYQEFTRYQMQYNLSQQQLNKQPQNATPAGNSDLLGLGSLSDLPDFGKNDLDSLLPTLNSADLDGAFLDGLDLDLEQSLTPTGGPLAKPERKWKQQCLINPLTGELEETQIEESAEENDEDASKNFPEFHSEMSNSLYSDDDTSCSTGFSKFTSDVSDTERSIPVEGASSGGLSNALHGAANASLGKLGKPGKVKKEKLKDGTKSASKTKEKKPREKKSALSLKQVKTKAKIVSTESGGESPGSQEKIKLRLKLEKSESISVSLVQPQPISGSSVSGLSSSKKVQSSQVLIGSSSTHSGFGNITSASAVSVGMASLQTSLSASSLSPSSPALSVVSCLTQQHQQHQQSLSQQALNSAFTGTNNSAGITTSNSSASLQTPSPAGEELRVPPLHISLRGKNSVVIKNSRKDRKKSQSSEENSDGNNFQHSKKNAIKRSSHSTDSRLTVVMTSDASIRLKLEDSGVSATPGSSSMPSSPNHHNHISIGNSGTGCATTTSIVNSKVKSNKIEDLNHPTVIGSELIGSEHHHKRCAADSVHSPNGLMCPEKKRRLSSGPSGNQQQTSSIDDLSVNSSSTSAATSINEINEIYETLISTTASGPIGSTNVGTLPHSSLLAAATSSAKNLKSSSTNNSINNNNAFGKCISNNKTLVKPAQSSPTTSSVSSPGALAAAPNTLSSTQSSKLSSSSPSSEASESGKLSSERNSDISGGETDGKDTECSRKSCDIATTTSGLELSVNQRINNTHHHHHNRPPEKMGDSLPNCDPSTTPLQVPTIANAGGHMLGQGVRGSPGSQAQGEDSGIESMDALSEKSPHQLSHSPQGNEPNKLLRMDSPKAKVAVTVDPKELLKVDCTSNNNNSHVNLDEYIDIEAALAKMEGLNDIQVAATTERTAKLNGDHSTLMQPAKQELDLLDHNTLMKLDSANLSKILDDIDDDELVMSDTALKGNSVEVSSSEIISLEQKSAGLTGKEAEDWYEKAGKRQQQQQQQQQTEEEANDILTNSSNNNLADKAEIKLDTKQLVLDDCCSNKEVLSLKNECDSKVIDCKSVIKIDSEEAIVNNIKQEQSGNKANAENSNSKTLVAELGEQTHAEKVTFNAQVSCVELKELKVGDLNNIAEPKPRHEQPPLYSYSSEKARERRSAASSTSSTSSTPTVMEIIDLDDSGKSNDVEHLPNQPQNKEIHSPLSIDIPLHPESGENRVRTRASSKLESPLEPPRQSPSVDSPAAERLKSTTKQSEKSSNANTTAPVSGDRMSPKTLLKSSKRKRQGSESSTQSCISDDIPSRAKKPRKAAAAVACAEKPKKANASRSVQKRKTASPPNTTVMPATTPTVEDSSDSDEPLIEIAGKFRNSKLTKPSSSSTTTSSTNSTTSSTTPSSTYSSSSSTTGTSIGSSTSSAALITEKEKTLRNHKTPTNSKASGSSSHNTSVSSASSNSAGSGGTTVHRSNALLKSAHHASASVNTNATSVSDEKISTRRSVRMTTSTLSTAAMNSKAKANASTVSAVQHSVTSSASSDNQKESVNHHNASQHKSNHHVNHQHSSASNPKVVVSAGDSKTAAGSIALAATEPSTTTTMEVRRKTRSAGLDPTTEGRRRRVSRDSK is encoded by the exons ATGGCGGCCGATAGTGACGGTGATCAACAAAATAACAGCAGCAGTGCTACGCTGAAAGCGGTTGTCATTTGCGAAGGCAATCTCCACGATCCCGATTTTCAAGCGCGATTAGAGGGCTTAGTCGCCAGATTAACCACACTGGTGAAGGAGCCAACGGATGACGGGAAGCTCGAGGTTGACAAG GTCGAACCATGGAACAGCGTACGTGTCACCTTGTCTATACCCAAAGAAGCGGCAGTGAAGCTACGAAGGCTCGCCGCCGAGGGGAACAGTGCTCTGCGGGCTCTTGGTATACTTTCTGTTCAACTAGAGGGCGACACCGTACTATCGCTAAGGCTGGTTGGGCAGGAAATTGTGTTGAGAACGG ATAACTCGACCACCACAGGCCCAACTACTGCTAACAACGGGAACAGTGGCTTGGGAGAACTGACACGGATTCTTTCCCAGCAGCAAAGTCACCAGCAGCATCATCATGTTCAACTACAGCATGGCCAGCAACTATCTTTATCCCATGAACCTATGGCAGGTCCTTCGAAGGCTCCTCCTCATGTACAGCACAAGCCAACGCTTCCACCTGCTACTCCCGTGCCCGTAACTGCTGCAACCCCGATAGTAAATGGACCCGCTACTGTGGATGGTGCTGTGTTCAAGTCCCCAAACACCATTTGTCCCATGGATGGCAAATTGCCAGTCCCCATTCCGAATGTCGTAGAGAGCTGCGAATATCCATTCGAGAGCATGACCCAGGCGAGGGTTATACAGCGACGGGAAAATACCCTCGGTATTGTTCCGACTGCAGGTCCAAGTGGTGTCGCAAAAGCGTCATTAGTGCCTAATAGTAATCATTTCGTGGCACCAAACCCACCACCGCCTCCACCTCCACCTTCGTACCAAGCAGCAATAGCAGCGGTTTCTACGATAAAAAGTGGCCCGGCAAGTGTTGGTGCTGTTGGAGGTTCTGCCACCACCGGAAGCATAGGAAATGTGGCAATGACTAGTCCACTGTTGGTGAATTTGTTGCAAAATGAAAGTGTTATTCCGCAGAGTTTGACATCCACGTCGAAAATAGTGCCGCTAATAAAGCAAGAGCTTATAACAGCGGGTGTTACAAGTGCGAACACGATTCTTGGAAAGGCTTCGGCCGTGATTGGAATTACGTCCAATTCTAATCTTGTGAACGTTATCAATGACAATGAACAAATTGTGAATAGTGGTGGTCGTCAGACACCAACGTGTGCCGTAACAAATAGTACTAACAATCCAGTGCAACCAGTGATCGTGAATAACAGTGGAGTCACAGTGACAGTTACACAAACGGCAGCAGCCCCTATAACGTCAAATAGTGCAGTGACCGCACAGCATACACTTTTAGTGAACAACTCTAACGCTGGTGTTGTGCCAATTGTCACGGGACCGGTAACCGGACCAACGATCAGTGCTAGTGCTAATACAAATCTTAATATAATGACAAACAATAGTAACATAACCAATACCGCTAGTAACAATCAGAATGTTTTGAATGTACCGCCTTCTCTAGTAACTCCACCAATATCAGTGCCTTCTTCAAGTAAAAACGTTAGcgtgcaacaacaacaaccaagaATAAATTGTGGCTCCAGTGGAGCTGGCATGATAAGGCCTTCCACGACTCAACAAGCTCTGCGATCTCAGTCGATGGGAGTGGGGAtcgttcaacaacaacaacaacaacaacaacagcgaccACATTTATTGACCCTGCATCAGACGCATTCCCAGCAGATAAACATAAGTCGATTTTCAGTCCAGCAACATCAGAACATACCTTTCAGACAACCATCAGCACCTCAAATGCaaccacaacaacaacaaccaacacCGGCGAACTCTCGATGGGCAGCACCGGTGTCTATGGATTCTGCCACGAAATCTAGCTATCAGGAGTTCACTCGGTATCAAATGCAATACAATCTCAGTCAACAGCAGTTGAACAAACAACCGCAAAATGCAACACCGGCTGGGAATAGCGACCTTCTCGGCCTCGGCAGTCTGAGTGATCTACCGGATTTTGGGAAGAACGATCTAGATTCGCTTCTACCAACATTGAATTCTGCCGATCTTGATGGAGCTTTCCTTGACGGATTAGACCTCGATCTTGAGCAGTCATTGACACCCACCGGAGGCCCGTTGGCAAAACCAGAGCGAAAATGGAAACAGCAGTGTTTGATTAATCCTTTGACTGGTGAACTGGAAGAAACACAGATAGAGGAAAGTGCCGAAGAGAATGATGAGGATGCTTCGAAGAACTTTCCGGAATTTCACTCGGAAATGTCGAACTCGTTGTACTCTGACGATGACACCTCTTGTAGTACTGGTTTCTCGAAGTTCACCTCGGACGTTAGTGATACGGAACGATCTATTCCAGTGGAAGGTGCGAGCTCGGGAGGGCTTAGCAACGCATTGCATGGAGCAGCTAATGCTTCGCTTGGTAAACTTGGTAAACCTGGTaaagtgaaaaaagaaaaactgaAAGACGGAACTAAGAGTGCGTCAAAAACGAAGGAAAAGAAACCACGTGAGAAGAAATCGGCTTTATCTCTGAAACAGGTGAAGACTAAAGCAAAAATTGTTTCCACCGAAAGTGGCGGTGAATCGCCCGGAAGTCAAGAGAAAATCAAGCTTCGCTTGAAACTAGAAAAATCGGAATCCATTAGTGTCAGTTTGGTGCAACCTCAACCAATTAGTGGCAGCAGCGTCAGTGGTTTGAGTAGCAGTAAAAAAGTGCAATCGTCACAGGTGTTGATAGGAAGCTCCAGTACGCATAGCGGTTTTGGAAATATTACTAGTGCATCGGCGGTTAGCGTTGGCATGGCATCATTGCAGACGTCCCTATCCGCAAGTTCGCTCTCTCCTTCTTCACCTGCCTTGTCTGTTGTTAGTTGTTTAACGCAACAACATCAACAGCACCAACAGTCATTGTCTCAGCAAGCTCTTAATAGTGCATTCACTGGTACGAATAACAGTGCTGGAATTACTACCTCCAACAGTAGTGCGAGTTTGCAAACACCGTCTCCCGCTGGCGAGGAGCTACGTGTGCCCCCTTTACACATAAGTTTAAGAGGGAAAAATTCAGTGGTTATTAAAAATTCGAGAAAAGACCGGAAGAAAAGTCAAAGTAGTGAGGAGAACAGCGATGGGAACAATTTTCAGCATAGCAAAAAGAATGCAATTAAAAGAAGTAGCCATTCCACTGACAGTCGGTTAACAGTGGTCATGACGAGCGACGCCAGTATTCGGTTGAAACTTGAAGACTCAGGAGTGTCTGCAACACCTGGATCTTCTTCTATGCCATCATCGCCGAATCATCACAATCACATAAGTATTGGCAATAGTGGAACTGGTTGTGCAACGACTACTTCTATTGTAAATTCAAAAGTGAAATCGAATAAAATAGAAGATCTGAATCATCCCACGGTCATAGGAAGCGAGCTGATCGGTTCGGAGCATCATCATAAACGATGCGCAGCCGACTCTGTGCACAGTCCGAATGGGTTGATGTGTCCGGAGAAGAAACGACGCCTTAGCAGTGGCCCTAGCGGTAATCAACAGCAAACCAGCTCAATCGATGATCTGAGTGTGAATTCGAGCAGTACCAGTGCGGCCACCAGTATAAACGAGATCAATGAAATCTACGAAACACTAATCTCGACCACTGCAAGTGGTCCTATTGGATCGACAAACGTTGGCACGTTGCCACATTCGTCGCTCCTAGCAGCGGCAACGTCGTCAGCAAAAAACTTGAAGAGCTCCAGCACGAACAACagtatcaacaacaacaacgcgtTTGGCAAATGCATTAGCAACAACAAAACTCTTGTAAAGCCAGCGCAGTCGAGCCCAACGACGTCGTCTGTGTCCTCGCCTGGAGCTCTAGCAGCTGCACCAAATACTTTGAGCTCGACACAGTCCTCAAAACTATCGTCTTCATCTCCTTCATCGGAAGCATCCGAGAGTGGGAAGCTCTCAAGTGAAAGAAATTCCGATATATCCGGTGGGGAGACCGATGGAAAGGACACCGAATGTAGCAGAAAAAGCTGCGATATAGCAACCACTACCTCAGGTTTAGAACTATCTGTGAATCAGCGAATAAACAACACCCATCACCATCATCACAATCGGCCACCCGAGAAAATGGGCGATTCCCTTCCGAACTGCGACCCATCGACAACTCCGCTCCAAGTTCCAACGATAGCCAATGCCGGTGGACATATGTTGGGACAAGGAGTACGTGGCTCACCTGGTTCTCAGGCCCAGGGCGAAGACAGTGGCATCGAATCGATGGATGCACTGTCGGAGAAAAGTCCTCACCAACTGTCCCACAGTCCACAAGGGAATGAGCCAAACAAATTACTCAGGATGGATAGCCCTAAAGCGAAAGTAGCTGTGACTGTCGATCCGAAGGAACTGCTGAAGGTCGACTGTACcagtaacaacaacaacagtcaCGTGAACTTGGATGAGTACATAGACATCGAGGCAGCACTAGCTAAAATGGAAGGTTTGAACGACATACAAGTGGCTGCAACCACCGAACGCACGGCGAAATTGAACGGCGACCATTCTACGCTAATGCAACCGGCAAAGCAAGAGTTGGATCTTCTCGACCACAATACTCTCATGAAACTTGATAGCGCAAATCTTAGCAAAATTCTCGACGACATCGACGACGATGAGCTGGTGATGTCGGATACTGCTTTAAAGGGGAATAGTGTCGAAGTGTCTTCCAGTGAAATAATATCCCTAGAGCAGAAGTCAGCCGGGTTAACCGGAAAAGAGGCAGAAGACTGGTATGAGAAGGCAGGGAAAaggcaacagcaacagcagcagcagcagcaaacggAGGAGGAAGCAAATGATATACTCACTAATAGTAGTAACAATAATCTTGCGGACAAGGCCGAGATTAAGCTGGATACCAAGCAACTTGTGCTAGATGATTGTTGTAGCAATAAGGAGGTGTTAAGTTTAAAAAACGAATGTGATAGTAAGGTAATTGACTGTAAATCTGTAATTAAAATTGATTCCGAGGAGGCTATCGTTAATAATATAAAACAGGAACAGAGCGGTAACAAAGCAAATGCCGAAAACAGTAACAGCAAAACGTTGGTTGCTGAATTGGGGGAGCAAACACATGCGGAGAAAGTTACTTTCAACGCTCAAGTATCTTGTGTAGAGCTAAAGGAACTGAAAGTTGGAGATTTAAACAATATTGCTGAGCCTAAGCCACGCCACGAACAGCCACCACTGTACAGCTATTCTAGTGAGAAAGCTCGTGAGCGTCGATCGGCTGCCAGCTCTACTTCTTCAACTTCCTCGACCCCTACCGTCATGGAAATTATAGATTTGGATGATTCTGGCAAATCTAATGATGTTGAGCATCTACCGAATCAACCACAAAATAAGGAGATTCATTCGCCACTTTCAATTGATATTCCTTTACATCCAGAATCCGGCGAAAATCGAGTTAGGACACGAGCGTCGAGCAAGCTAGAAAGTCCTTTAGAGCCACCTCGGCAGAGTCCTTCAGTTGATTCTCCAGCTGCGGAAAGGTTGAAAAGCACCACCAAACAATCTGAAAAAAGTTCTAATGCAAACACAACCGCACCCGTTAGTGGTGACCGAATGAGCCCGAAAACGCTTTTAAAATCTAGCAAACGAAAACGTCAGGGTTCAGAGAGCTCAACTCAATCTTGCATCAGTGATGACATACCAAGCCGTGCGAAAAAGCCTCGAAAGGCAGCGGCTGCTGTGGCATGCGCTGAAAAGCCGAAGAAAGCTAACGCAAGTCGCAGTGTACAAAAGAGAAAGACAGCGTCTCCTCCAAACACAACAGTCATGCCGGCTACGACTCCAACGGTAGAAGACTCATCTGACAGTGATGAGCCTTTGATTGAGATAGCGGGTAAATTTCGAAATTCTAAACTAACTAAACCAAGTTCTTCTTCTACTACCACTTCTTCTACAAATTCTACTACTTCGTCTACAACACCATCATCAACCTACTCCTCATCCTCCTCTACAACAGGTACCAGTATTGGATCGTCGACCTCGTCTGCGGCATTGATAACTGAGAAAGAGAAAACACTTCGAAATCACAAGACACCGACAAATTCCAAAGCTAGCGGTAGTAGCTCGCATAACACATCCGTGTCATCGGCGTCATCGAATAGTGCTGGCTCGGGTGGTACGACTGTTCATAGATCCAATGCTCTGCTCAAATCTGCGCATCATGCCTCGGCTTCGGTAAATACCAATGCAACTTCGGTTTCGGACGAAAAGATTAGTACCCGTAGAAGCGTTCGAATGACCACATCAACGCTATCGACAGCCGCCATGAATAGCAAGGCTAAAGCAAATGCCTCGACTGTTTCAGCAGTTCAACATTCTGTTACTAGTAGTGCCAGCTCGGATAACCAGAAAGAATCCGTGAACCATCACAACGCATCTCAGCACAAAAGTAATCATCATGTAAATCATCAGCACTCGTCTGCAAGTAATCCCAAGGTTGTCGTATCGGCGGGGGATTCAAAAACTGCTGCAGGAAGTATAGCTTTAGCGGCTACTGAACCCAGCACTACCACCACGATGGAGGTGCGGCGAAAAACAAGGAGTGCGG gCCTAGACCCCACCACAGAGGGTCGACGGAGACGAGTTTCCCGCGACAGCAAGTGA